From one Lolium rigidum isolate FL_2022 chromosome 4, APGP_CSIRO_Lrig_0.1, whole genome shotgun sequence genomic stretch:
- the LOC124650572 gene encoding uncharacterized protein LOC124650572 isoform X1 — MSAAARWAAALLTLGVACLAAGPWACAAQPVVLSSYGQSRLSLKPYDWTYLRVDLPASFSSVTMDFATDRDIPREHLRDLPRSDLAIICLMIANPPIPDISGYYLENLLSDFLAVGSFGNMNNQSNLAQCIPFQKNTTIVLTNDQILPGVWYIGYFNGLGSARTQSKMISRGRARSVSTSITVEGCPSSALWGPYCNQTIEMIGCSQLSRYNNSRNLLVQTIDTKRRLNTRENNRHTSFLLRSNLPIGHALDSNSTSLLGVENLITCSISNDSLCLRQGDMKFYFLDIDNLAVQFRIAAANFGLVQRASLVCYLRYNAFPQRVLHDYSGDISSGPLVIKLPNIGRWYIAIEILNKTEINNITSPMPDTTCFSFDWQVTGCLDGKAGINCSWEAYVLQRVPKRNPSVPFESYYVPTDGRAMLEDSHFLLEQFLSNSSYEQFAWTYFLLDVPQGSAGALIHVQLKSDKELNYELYSRYGGLPSNDSWDYFASRTSSSNGSIFFSLQNSTNSDMDLSIFYAKEGTWCFGIKHPNNTSNSQTYISVSLQGCHRNCNQKGVCHSSVDESGLTFYSFCTCDRDHGGFDCSDELVSPNGHIRQSVFLIASNAAAILPAFWALRQKAFAEWILYTSSGISSALYHSCDVGTWCILSFHVLQFLDFWLSFMAVIGTFIYMATIKEASKRAMHTAVFILTAILAATGATRSANIGIVVAIGSLGLLIGWILEFSTAQRFTCCSWRINLSVPQRWPNLVPLFWNTLEMLNKRFHWLYLLVGFITLSFAAVSWKLESNSSYWIWHSMWHITIYTSSFFFLCSMRVNMMVHSPETNYELTRQDSLPRTESRET; from the exons atgtcggcggcggcgcggtgggcggcggcgctgctgacGCTGGGCGTCGCATGTTTGGCGGCGGGGCCCTGGGCGTGCGCCGCGCAGCCGGTGGTGCTGTCCAGCTACGGGCAGAGCAGGCTCTCGCTCAAGCCCTACGACTGGACCTACCTGCGCG TTGACCTGCCGGCGTCATTTTCTTCTGTCACCATGGATTTTGCAACTGACAGAGATATT CCCAGGGAGCACTTACGAGATCTTCCGAGAAGCGATCTTGCTATCATCTGTTTGATGATTGCCAACCCTCCTATTCCTGATATATCTGGTTATTATTTAGAAAATTTAT TATCAGACTTTCTTGCTGTTGGATCTTTTGGCAATATGAATAACCAATCAAATCTGGCGCAGTGCATACCATTTCAGAAAAACACAACGATAGTGTTAACAAACGACCAG ATATTACCAGGCGTTTGGTACATTGGTTACTTCAATGGCCTTGGGTCTGCTCGCACACAATCAAAGATG ATTAGCCGAGGGAGAGCACGTTCAGTGAGCACTAGCATTACGGTAGAAGGATGCCCCAGTTCAGCATTATGGGGACCCTACTGCAACCAAACAATTGAAATGATTGGTTGTTCTCAGCTGTCAAGATATAATAACTCAAGAAATCTCTTAGTTCAGACTATCGACACGAAGAGAAGATTGAATACTAGAGAAAATAATAGACATACTAGCTTCCTATTAAGGTCGAACCTTCCAATAGGACATGCACTTGACTCCAATAGTACTAGCTTACTGGGAGTGGAGAATTTGATCACATGTTCCATTTCAAATGACTCTTTATGCCTCAGGCAAGGCGATATGAAGTTTTATTTCTTGGATATAGACAACTTAGCAGTGCAATTTAGAATTGCAGCTGCAAATTTTGGATTAGTCCAAAGGGCATCCTTGGTTTGTTACTTGCGCTACAACGCCTTCCCTCAGAGAGTTTTGCATGATTACTCAGGCGATATTAGCAGTGGTCCCTTGGTTATAAAGCTGCCAAATATTGGACGATGGTATATCGCAATTGAGATTCTGAACAAAACAGAGATCAACAATATAACATCACCTATGCCGGATACAACTTGTTTCTCATTTGATTGGCAAGTAACTGGATGTCTGGATGGAAAAGCTGGAATTAACTGCTCATGGGAAGCATATGTGCTCCAG AGAGTTCCTAAAAGAAATCCTTCTGTCCCTTTCGAGTCATATTATGTTCCTACTGATGGGAGGGCAATGCTGGAAGATAGCCACTTCTTGCTCGAACAGTTTTTAAGCAACTCATCCTATGAGCAATTTGCATGGACTTATTTCCTTTTGGATGTTCCCCAAGGTTCAGCGGGTGCACTTATTCATGTCCAGCTAAAGTCAGATAAAGAATTAAATTACGAGCTGTACTCACGATATGGTGGTTTACCATCAAATGATAGTTGGGATTACTTTGCAAGCAGGACAAGTAGCAGTAATGGTTCAATATTCTTTTCCTTACAGAATTCCACAAATTCAGACATGGATCTATCTATTTTCTATGCCAAGGAGGGAACTTGGTGCTTTGGAATTAAGCATCCAAATAATACTTCAAATTCTCAGACATATATATCTGTATCTCTTCAGGGATGCCATAGAAACTGTAATCAGAAAGGTGTTTGTCATTCTTCAGTTGATGAAAGTGGGTTAACGTTCTACAG CTTCTGCACTTGCGACCGTGATCATGGTGGTTTTGATTGCAGCGATGAATTAGTTTCGCCTAATG GGCACATCAGGCAGTCTGTCTTTCTAATCGCATCAAATGCTGCAGCAATTTTACCTGCCTTCTGGGCTCTCCGGCAAAAG GCGTTCGCCGAATGGATTCTTTACACTTCTAGTGGAATTTCTAGTGCTTTGTACCATTCATGTGATGTGGGCACCTGGTGCATACTTTCTTTTCATGTATTACAG TTTTTGGACTTCTGGCTTTCATTCATGGCTGTTATTGGTACATTTATATATATGGCTACAATTAAAGAAGCTTCAAAACGAGCTATGCATACTGCTGTTTTTATTCTCACAGCTATCTTAGCTGCAACTGGTGCCACCAG ATCTGCCAATATCGGTATCGTCGTTGCTATTGGTTCACTTGGCCTGCTTATTGGATGGATATTGGAATTCTCTACAGCACAAAGATTTACATGCTGCTCATGGCGAATTAACCTCAGTGTGCCTCAAAG ATGGCCAAACCTAGTGCCTTTGTTTTGGAATACTCTGGAGATGTTAAACAAACGGTTCCATTGGCTGTATTTACTTGTTGGTTTCATCACATTATCTTTCGCAGCTGTAAGCTGGAAGCTAGAATCAAATAGTAGCTACTGGATTTGGCACAG TATGTGGCACATAACTATCTATACGTCTTCGTTCTTCTTCTTATGTTCAATGCGTGTCAATATGATGGTTCATAGTCCGGAGACAAACTATGAGTTGACGAGGCAAGATTCCTTGCCAAGAACAGAGTCAAGAGAAACCTAA
- the LOC124650572 gene encoding uncharacterized protein LOC124650572 isoform X2: protein MNNQSNLAQCIPFQKNTTIVLTNDQILPGVWYIGYFNGLGSARTQSKMISRGRARSVSTSITVEGCPSSALWGPYCNQTIEMIGCSQLSRYNNSRNLLVQTIDTKRRLNTRENNRHTSFLLRSNLPIGHALDSNSTSLLGVENLITCSISNDSLCLRQGDMKFYFLDIDNLAVQFRIAAANFGLVQRASLVCYLRYNAFPQRVLHDYSGDISSGPLVIKLPNIGRWYIAIEILNKTEINNITSPMPDTTCFSFDWQVTGCLDGKAGINCSWEAYVLQRVPKRNPSVPFESYYVPTDGRAMLEDSHFLLEQFLSNSSYEQFAWTYFLLDVPQGSAGALIHVQLKSDKELNYELYSRYGGLPSNDSWDYFASRTSSSNGSIFFSLQNSTNSDMDLSIFYAKEGTWCFGIKHPNNTSNSQTYISVSLQGCHRNCNQKGVCHSSVDESGLTFYSFCTCDRDHGGFDCSDELVSPNGHIRQSVFLIASNAAAILPAFWALRQKAFAEWILYTSSGISSALYHSCDVGTWCILSFHVLQFLDFWLSFMAVIGTFIYMATIKEASKRAMHTAVFILTAILAATGATRSANIGIVVAIGSLGLLIGWILEFSTAQRFTCCSWRINLSVPQRWPNLVPLFWNTLEMLNKRFHWLYLLVGFITLSFAAVSWKLESNSSYWIWHSMWHITIYTSSFFFLCSMRVNMMVHSPETNYELTRQDSLPRTESRET from the exons ATGAATAACCAATCAAATCTGGCGCAGTGCATACCATTTCAGAAAAACACAACGATAGTGTTAACAAACGACCAG ATATTACCAGGCGTTTGGTACATTGGTTACTTCAATGGCCTTGGGTCTGCTCGCACACAATCAAAGATG ATTAGCCGAGGGAGAGCACGTTCAGTGAGCACTAGCATTACGGTAGAAGGATGCCCCAGTTCAGCATTATGGGGACCCTACTGCAACCAAACAATTGAAATGATTGGTTGTTCTCAGCTGTCAAGATATAATAACTCAAGAAATCTCTTAGTTCAGACTATCGACACGAAGAGAAGATTGAATACTAGAGAAAATAATAGACATACTAGCTTCCTATTAAGGTCGAACCTTCCAATAGGACATGCACTTGACTCCAATAGTACTAGCTTACTGGGAGTGGAGAATTTGATCACATGTTCCATTTCAAATGACTCTTTATGCCTCAGGCAAGGCGATATGAAGTTTTATTTCTTGGATATAGACAACTTAGCAGTGCAATTTAGAATTGCAGCTGCAAATTTTGGATTAGTCCAAAGGGCATCCTTGGTTTGTTACTTGCGCTACAACGCCTTCCCTCAGAGAGTTTTGCATGATTACTCAGGCGATATTAGCAGTGGTCCCTTGGTTATAAAGCTGCCAAATATTGGACGATGGTATATCGCAATTGAGATTCTGAACAAAACAGAGATCAACAATATAACATCACCTATGCCGGATACAACTTGTTTCTCATTTGATTGGCAAGTAACTGGATGTCTGGATGGAAAAGCTGGAATTAACTGCTCATGGGAAGCATATGTGCTCCAG AGAGTTCCTAAAAGAAATCCTTCTGTCCCTTTCGAGTCATATTATGTTCCTACTGATGGGAGGGCAATGCTGGAAGATAGCCACTTCTTGCTCGAACAGTTTTTAAGCAACTCATCCTATGAGCAATTTGCATGGACTTATTTCCTTTTGGATGTTCCCCAAGGTTCAGCGGGTGCACTTATTCATGTCCAGCTAAAGTCAGATAAAGAATTAAATTACGAGCTGTACTCACGATATGGTGGTTTACCATCAAATGATAGTTGGGATTACTTTGCAAGCAGGACAAGTAGCAGTAATGGTTCAATATTCTTTTCCTTACAGAATTCCACAAATTCAGACATGGATCTATCTATTTTCTATGCCAAGGAGGGAACTTGGTGCTTTGGAATTAAGCATCCAAATAATACTTCAAATTCTCAGACATATATATCTGTATCTCTTCAGGGATGCCATAGAAACTGTAATCAGAAAGGTGTTTGTCATTCTTCAGTTGATGAAAGTGGGTTAACGTTCTACAG CTTCTGCACTTGCGACCGTGATCATGGTGGTTTTGATTGCAGCGATGAATTAGTTTCGCCTAATG GGCACATCAGGCAGTCTGTCTTTCTAATCGCATCAAATGCTGCAGCAATTTTACCTGCCTTCTGGGCTCTCCGGCAAAAG GCGTTCGCCGAATGGATTCTTTACACTTCTAGTGGAATTTCTAGTGCTTTGTACCATTCATGTGATGTGGGCACCTGGTGCATACTTTCTTTTCATGTATTACAG TTTTTGGACTTCTGGCTTTCATTCATGGCTGTTATTGGTACATTTATATATATGGCTACAATTAAAGAAGCTTCAAAACGAGCTATGCATACTGCTGTTTTTATTCTCACAGCTATCTTAGCTGCAACTGGTGCCACCAG ATCTGCCAATATCGGTATCGTCGTTGCTATTGGTTCACTTGGCCTGCTTATTGGATGGATATTGGAATTCTCTACAGCACAAAGATTTACATGCTGCTCATGGCGAATTAACCTCAGTGTGCCTCAAAG ATGGCCAAACCTAGTGCCTTTGTTTTGGAATACTCTGGAGATGTTAAACAAACGGTTCCATTGGCTGTATTTACTTGTTGGTTTCATCACATTATCTTTCGCAGCTGTAAGCTGGAAGCTAGAATCAAATAGTAGCTACTGGATTTGGCACAG TATGTGGCACATAACTATCTATACGTCTTCGTTCTTCTTCTTATGTTCAATGCGTGTCAATATGATGGTTCATAGTCCGGAGACAAACTATGAGTTGACGAGGCAAGATTCCTTGCCAAGAACAGAGTCAAGAGAAACCTAA